Within the Staphylococcus argenteus genome, the region TGCCTCGTTGTAGTATTAGTATTTATTGGAGCAGTTGTGAAAACAGAAACTGTATGGAACACAGCGGATTTATTTATGGGCTTAATGGCAATTGTAAATATTATATCCATTATAGGCTTGTCCAATGTAGCATTCGCATTAATGAAAGATTATCAAAAGCAGAAAAAAGAGGGCAAGAACCCTGTCTTTAAACCTGAAAACTTAGAAATCAACTTATTTGGCATTAGTGCTTGGGGCGCTAATAACAATAAGAAATTAGATAAATAAGCATTTCACGAGTAATATTTCAATTTTAAATCAATTAAAAATCCTGGAATTTTCAAGTATAAATGAAAATTTCAGGTTTTTTCTTTTTATGTTAATTGCTCGCATCATACAATATTAATATTTTTTTGCTTGAAATGGCTATACTCAATCATATCGTTTGGAAATCAATATTTTAATAGAGCAAATCTATGCTTAATAGTATTTAGTGGGCGTTGATTGACTTTAAAAAAATACAATGGATGATACTTGTCATTTTGTATTCGGCAAATATATCAAATGTCATTTCATAAAATTATTTTTCAAAGCATATTAGAAATTAATAGTGCATTTTAGTTTGTATTATAAGTTAATTCAGATACTATAAAAATAAATAGAGAAAAGTATGATACATAATACGAAATATCAATGAGTTTATTAAACTATTGGAACATCGAAGAGTAATTAAGATAAATTAATTGGAATGAGCGTGTAATTGAGCACAAGTTTTTAATTGAAAATACTTTTATATTAGTCATTTCCAATATATAATCTTAATAATAGAAAAATAGGTGATGATAATGGGAGAGTATATTGTAACAAAGACATTGAATAATAATGTCGTAGTATGTACTAACGATGGTCAAGAAGTTATCTTGATTGGTAAAGGTATTGGTTTTAACAAAAAAGAGGGAATGGTGTTAAATAACCAAGCTATTACAATCGATAAAATTTATAAACTTGAAAGTGAGCAACAAAAAGAACATTATAAAAGTTTAGTTGAAATTGCTGACGATAATGTTTTACAAGTTATTATTGAGTCATTAAATTTTATTTCAAATACAGCAATGAATGTCGATTCGAAGCAACTCGTTGTTTCATTAACGGATCACATTATTTTTGCATACAAGCGTATAAAGCAAAACCAAGTCATTAGTAATCCATTTGTTATGGAAACAAAACAATTATATAGTGAAGCTTATCACATTGCTAAACAAGTTATTGATCAATTAAATGCTGCCCTAGATGTACACTTTCCAGAAGATGAAATTGGATTTATCGCATTGCATATTGCATCTAATACAGAAGATTTATCTATGCGAGAGATGACATTAATTAACGATTTAATTAAAAGGAGTATCGATATCATTGAATCAGATTTAGTAACAACCGTAGATAAGCAATCATTACAATATCAGCGTTTTATTAGACATGTGCAGTTTTTGATTCGACGTTTACGAAAAAAAGAATATATTCATGCGCAAGATGATTTTGTGTCAATGATTAAAAATCATTATCCGATTTGCTATAATACTGCTTTTAAAATTTTAACAATGATTCAAAAGCAGTTTGATGTTCATATTAGTGAATCAGAAATTATATATTTAACTTTACACATACATCATTTTGAAGCAAAAATAAATCAGTCATAAAAAGCTTATTATACGGGCGTTTCATTACTTTAAAGCATATTTATATGGTATGATTAATA harbors:
- the glcT gene encoding glucose PTS transporter transcription antiterminator GlcT, encoding MGEYIVTKTLNNNVVVCTNDGQEVILIGKGIGFNKKEGMVLNNQAITIDKIYKLESEQQKEHYKSLVEIADDNVLQVIIESLNFISNTAMNVDSKQLVVSLTDHIIFAYKRIKQNQVISNPFVMETKQLYSEAYHIAKQVIDQLNAALDVHFPEDEIGFIALHIASNTEDLSMREMTLINDLIKRSIDIIESDLVTTVDKQSLQYQRFIRHVQFLIRRLRKKEYIHAQDDFVSMIKNHYPICYNTAFKILTMIQKQFDVHISESEIIYLTLHIHHFEAKINQS